One region of Miscanthus floridulus cultivar M001 chromosome 19, ASM1932011v1, whole genome shotgun sequence genomic DNA includes:
- the LOC136525512 gene encoding lysine-rich arabinogalactan protein 19-like, translated as MNPHSPLQMVPAAVAALFVAPLASSPAPAARPPLMPPFPSPPHLLAIEDPDQICHRPPLLPPFPSPPRLAPRSCRPSPRPRTCLPLKILIGFAVALPLAPAPACH; from the coding sequence ATGAATCCTCATTCGCCGCTCCAGATGGTgcctgccgccgtcgccgccctctTCGTCGCGCCTCTCGCCTCTTCCCCCGCACCCGCGGCTCGCCCCCCGCTCATGCCGCCCTTCCCCTCGCCCCCGCATCTGCTTGCCATTGAAGATCCTGATCAGATTTGCCATCGCCCGCCGCTCCTGCCGCCCTTCCCCTCGCCCCCGCGTCTCGCCCCCCGCTCCTGTCGCCCTTCCCCTCGCCCCCGCACCTGCTTGCCATTGAAGATCCTGATCGGATTTGCCGTCGCCCTTCCCCTCGCCCCCGCACCTGCTTGCCATTGA
- the LOC136525513 gene encoding protein FAR1-RELATED SEQUENCE 5-like, whose amino-acid sequence MFIHDGQEEQSTESVQVGLSAPPVTPMTTPMPNGTASSNSSASPCLTPARLVTVTPLQQVSPATMVTPDKKKTYMHEPLLPEAMVPNDELRFNSSDEAKEFYYKYASKAGFDVRITKSHKTAIELNCNKQGHWDFYKPREDRVREKMSMRCGCMAFVKVKWNIKKGYWFFERIRLEHSHPLHPSPSLTQYMKAHKERDPTIMGIVDQMQRCDVPLTATVNVLSDIYGGRQNFTFTEMDLKNRIAAAAKAERENDIPKLLEFFSEMKAQNEYFYYEVQVDNENIVKNVFWSHASQRAEYRDFGDVVTFDTTYKTNMYNMPVAMFVGSNHHLQNVVFGQALLQDEQADTFEWLFKSFQKCMTGSRDPRCILTDQDPAMALAISRVFKKTQHRLCRWHMLNKYRNELKKLYKLHEGLKIKFLTVINHPLTPVEFESAWNALVDEYGIREDEAIQGLWQDRHLWVAAYLKPLYCGRMTSTQRSESVNKMLKSRHFTGHLTCISKFARKMLEFIQHTNHTAAGETHWSQADNFRVTLQRFDGHLSRVYTRAVYKKYRDTYVYSTTFRIDPDVDNIDSYLVTHTNQSWKYAWFQHSFKVEANVREGKYTCECKTWEHTGLFCAHLIKAFTYLQIENIPSEYIKKRYTRDPRMMVTWDRNDIVILGEDCEYERYNTKKLVEVAMMAVRALHKTKIGVQRGCEDFMALAEWGESVARDTGATLIGDNGNEGVAANIVREEHQAPTFWEGEETETGLDP is encoded by the exons ATGTTCATCCATGACGGCCAGGAAGAGCAGTCAACAGAGTCGGTGCAGGTTGGGTTGTCGGCGCCGCCGGTGACGCCGATGACGACGCCGATGCCAAATGGGACAGCATCGAGCAACTCTTCAGCATCGCCATGCCTTACACCAGCAAGATTAGTTACAGTGACTCCTCTTCAACAAGTATCTCCCGCAACCATGGTGACTCCAGATAAGAAGAAGACGTACATGCAT GAACCCTTGTTACCTGAAGCAATGGTGCCAAACGATGAGTTGCGTTTCAACAGTAGTGATGAAGCTAAGGAGTTTTACTACAAATATGCGAGCAAAGCAGGATTCGACGTTCGCATAACCAAGAGCCATAAAACTGCTATTGAGTTGAACTGCAATAAACAAGGGCATTGGGATTTCTACAAGCCCAGGGAGGACAGAGTCAGAGAGAAAATGTCAATGAGGTGTGGATGCATGGCATTTGTGAAGGTTAAATGGAACATTAAGAAGGGGTATTGGTTTTTTGAGAGGATACGGTTGGAACACTCTCACCCCCTGCATCCGTCACCAAGCTTAACACAATACATGAAGGCGCACAAGGAGAGGGACCCAACGATCATGGGGATTGTTGATCAGATGCAGAGGTGTGATGTACCCCTCACTGCAACCGTTAATGTGTTGTCAGACATATATGGTGGTCGGCAAAACTTCACATTCACAGAGATGGACTTGAAAAATAG GATAGCTGCAGCTGCCAAGGCGGAGAGGGAAAACGATATTCCCAAGCTGCTAGAGTTCTTTTCGGAGATGAAGGCTCAGAATGAATATTTCTACTATGAGGTGCAGGTGGACAATGAAAACATTGTAAAGAATGTTTTTTGGAGTCATGCAAGCCAGCGTGCAGAGTATAGAGATTTTGGAGATGTTGTTACATTTGACACCACATACAAAACTAATATGTATAACATGCCTGTGGCTATGTTTGTCGGTTCAAACCATCACCTACAAAATGTCGTGTTTGGGCAGGCACTTTTGCAGGATGAACAAGCTGACACGTTTGAGTGGTTGTTTAAATCATTCCAAAAGTGCATGACTGGGAGTCGTGATCCAAGATGTATACTCACAG ATCAGGATCCGGCCATGGCTTTAGCCATCAGTAGGGTGTTTAAAAAAACTCAACACAGGTTGTGTCGTTGGCACATGCTGAATAAGTATCGAAACGAGCTGAAGAAACTATACAAGTTGCATGAGGGTCTCAAGATAAAATTTCTCACTGTGATAAATCACCCGCTTACACCTGTAGAGTTTGAGTCAGCATGGAATGCGTTGGTGGATGAATATGGTATACGTGAAGATGAAGCTATTCAGGGTCTTTGGCAGGATAGGCACTTATGGGTTGCGGCTTATCTGAAACCTTTGTATTGTGGGAGGATGACTTCTACACAAAGAAGTGAAAGTGTGAATAAGATGCTCAAGAGTAGGCATTTCACAGGTCATTTGACATGCATAAGCAAATTTGCACGCAAGATGCTTGAGTTCATTCAGCACACAAATCACACGGCGGCAGGAGAAACACATTGGTCACAG GCTGATAATTTCCGTGTGACCTTGCAACGCTTTGATGGCCATTTGAGCAGGGTGTACACAAGGGCTGTGTACAAAAAGTACAGGGATACTTATGTATACAGTACCACATTTCGTATTGATCCTGATGTGGACAACATTGATAGTTACCTGGTGACCCACACGAATCAGTCTTGGAAATATGCATGGTTTCAACATTCTTTCAAAGTGGAGGCAAATGTGAGAGAAGGTAAATACACATGCGAGTGCAAGACATGGGAGCATACCG GGTTGTTCTGTGCTCATCTTATTAAAGCTTTCACATACCTGCAAATTGAAAATATACCTTCAGAATATATAAAGAAGAGGTACACTAGGGATCCTAGGATGATGGTAACTTGGGACAGGAATGACATTGTGATTTTGGGAGAAGACTGTGAATATGAACGGTATAATACCAAGAAGCTAGTTGAAGTTGCAATGATGGCAGTAAGGGCACTCCACAAAACAAAAATTGGAGTTCAGAGAGGGTGTGAAGATTTCATGGCATTAGCTGAGTGGGGTGAATCCGTTGCTAGAGATACTGGAGCAACATTGATTGGGGACAATGGAAATGAAGGAGTCGCGGCAAATATAGTAAGAGAAGAACATCAAGCTCCTACATTTTGGGAAGGAGAGGAAACTGAAACTGGTTTGGATCCCTAG